One Parashewanella spongiae genomic window, TAATTGTTGGAGCCTCAGCAAAGAAAGTCGCTAAGTAATTTTCACTTTCAATCTGATTAGTCAGACCATTTGAATTATAACCTGTGAGCCAACAAATAATTTGGATGACTTCCGCTTCAGTTCTGCTATTTTTCTCAGCCTTTTGAACGTAGAGAGAATATATTTTTGAGAATACAAATGAAAAAGCTTTGTGATCAGACATCTCTTCACCTCATGAGAGTGCTAATGCCCCCAACTGTATAATTTATGACAATCTTTTAAGCAGATCTTTCATCTAAACTATTGTCTTAAAATTTGGCGACAGATCTGTAGAAAAAAGCTGACACAAACTTTTCCCGATTTAGATGATAATTTGCAGGCAATTCTAAAAAACCATACCGCTGGTGATCCTATGCGCCAAGATTTAAGGTGGACAAACCTGTCACG contains:
- a CDS encoding DUF2200 domain-containing protein, with protein sequence MSDHKAFSFVFSKIYSLYVQKAEKNSRTEAEVIQIICWLTGYNSNGLTNQIESENYLATFFAEAPTINSNVSLIKGVVCEVHVEDIEEPLMRKIRYLDKLIDELAKGKSMEKILRSL